In Hylaeus volcanicus isolate JK05 chromosome 9, UHH_iyHylVolc1.0_haploid, whole genome shotgun sequence, the following proteins share a genomic window:
- the LOC128881773 gene encoding calsyntenin-1, which produces MLLAAVLLGLTLGLSHASIPALESTPSSFNNHGVPRLDLDSLESGYHGLVKENETLVEVTPQIRALGAKVCSFRIANKHHGEAPFEIVLKEKGMAELRALRVLNCEKRRNYKFDVQAVGCNGAFSENATVHITVVDVNEYAPQFLQPAYVSTVDEGRLYEEVVRVEASDRDCTPKFGDVCKYEILTADQPFIIDNEGAIRNTEPLDYERSHNYILSVVAYDCGMKQSAPAMVTVKVNRVCAPGWRGIPERVDYAAGVSSQPLLPSAKLDLCDAPCILRNVRATLTLATDHIGKGCDRDTYGVHSQRKLCGASRESVDLLPTPGPTTSWTASLSRDEGREADEIFEFDGVDSAAIIPSDVLEHTLAQKFTIGVWVKHRPRPRQDPHLKEHILCAADDHKMNRHHYALFIRNCRLILLLRRDFSEGDPNIFRPAEWRWKLVQACDDKWHHYAVQVDFPHVTLYVDGEEWHTDEKNPEVIDDWPLHPAKGVNTTLVVGACWQGSDNKTKHHFRGYLAGLSVLVGRNEKPDVLSCLRRCQEGIRVPSMDLLQPGTQLLTNSDLTEVRIDGDNRTNVETLIRRIGYSNSRRFPTPGRRNFRLETTIVCEGSENNPLPVPTVQSYVTVLPPPRPGITVNGTGYVAREYADFRLGVRVFPDARVTAGSAARLDACAVSVYPSLNPDHESLGLPGDALRRIHSIAARVDRDGVVLSGADTPYNYQQLIRLIMYTNRKPAYYLDRVFKLTCSELSGRFASNEYVQTLAVIHPKEKTTAVPRSTPDEPPIARILEPIPGHAQLSPHHAELPEEYATTILREGNRSIGAGGSHAVTIVAAACICFLLLMAMVGAARVRGAAKRRRSAGDELAAETEMAWDDSALAITVNPMERLTEHDPHHPSQREEDVDDSGSSDSEDGSYRDDDLDSSDCENDCELSNGQHRSHDLEWDHRDV; this is translated from the exons ATGCTGTTGGCGGCTGTGCTTTTAGGATTGACCCTAGGTCTCTCCCACGCGAGCATCCCAGCCCTCGAGTCGACTCCGAGTTCCTTCAACAATCATGGAG TTCCACGATTGGATTTGGATAGTCTGGAAAGCGGATACCACGGTTTGGTGAAGGAAAACGAGACTCTGGTCGAGGTAACGCCGCAGATTCGTGCTTTGGGTGCCAAGGTATGCTCCTTCCGCATCGCAAACAAACATCACGGCGAGGCACCGTTCGAAATTGTcctgaaagagaaaggaatGGCGGAGCTGAGAGCTCTACGAGTCCTGAACTGCGAGAAAAGGCGCAACTACAAGTTCGACGTCCAAGCTGTTGGCTGCAATGGCGCGTTTTCAGAAAA CGCCACGGTGCACATCACAGTAGTGGACGTGAACGAGTATGCTCCACAATTCCTTCAGCCAGCCTACGTCAGCACAGTGGACGAAGGCAGACTCTACGAAGAAGTGGTACGCGTGGAAGCCTCCGACAGGGACTGCACTCCGAAATTCGGAGACGTGTGTAAATACGAGATCCTGACTGCGGATCAGCCCTTCATCATCGACAACGAGGGAGCCATACGCAACACAGAACCCTTAGACTACGAACGTTCCCATAACTACATCCTTAGCGTGGTCGCGTACGACTGTGGCATGAAGCAATCAGCTCCAGCCATGGTGACCGTCAAGGTAAACCGTGTCTGCGCTCCAGGATGGCGAGGGATCCCAGAAAGGGTAGACTACGCCGCTGGAGTATCCTCTCAACCGTTGCTCCCCTCTGCAAAGCTAGACCTCTGCGACGCCCCATGTATACTGCGCAACGTCAGAGCTACTCTAACCCTCGCCACGGATCATATAGGCAAGGGCTGCGACCGTGACACCTACGGCGTCCACAGCCAACGCAAACTATGCGGCGCATCTCGCGAGAGCGTCGATTTACTACCCACCCCTGGACCCACCACTTCCTGGACTGCCTCTCTGTCCAGGGACGAGGGCAGGGAAGCTgacgaaatattcgaattcgaCGGGGTCGACTCGGCCGCCATTATACCTAGCGACGTTCTGGAGCACACCTTGGCTCAGAAATTCACGATTGGAGTGTGGGTGAAGCACAGACCCCGCCCTAGACAGGATCCACACCTCAAGGAACATATCCTGTGCGCTGCAGACGATCACA AGATGAACAGACATCACTACGCCCTGTTCATCAGGAACTGCAGGTTGATCCTGCTGCTCAGACGAGACTTCTCCGAAGGCGACCCGAACATCTTCAGACCCGCTGAGTGGCGTTGGAAGCTGGTCCAAGCCTGCGACGACAAGTGGCATCACTACGCCGTCCAGGTCGACTTCCCTCATGTAACCTTGTACGTCGACGGAGAAGAGTGGCACACGGACGAGAAGAATCCAGAGGTGATCGACGACTGGCCCCTGCACCCCGCGAAAGGCGTCAATACGACCCTAGTCGTCGGTGCCTGCTGGCAGGGCTCCGACAACAAAACGAAACACCACTTCCGCGGGTATCTGGCTGGACTCTCGGTTCTGGTTGGAAGAAACGAAAAGCCAGACGTGCTGTCCTGCCTGCGTCGTTGCCAGGAGGGCATCCGTGTCCCGTCGATGGACCTGCTTCAGCCAGGAACTCAATTACTCACCAACTCAGACCTGACGGAGGTCCGAATCGACGGGGACAACCGCACCAACGTGGAGACGCTGATCCGTCGCATCGGGTACTCCAACTCCAGACGATTCCCTACGCCAGGTCGGCGTAATTTCCGTCTGGAAACGACCATCGTCTGCGAGGGCAGCGAGAACAATCCTCTTCCTGTCCCTACGGTTCAATCGTACGTCACTGTCCTGCCTCCACCGCGACCTGGAATAACCGTTAACGGCACAGGCTACGTGGCCAGGGAGTACGCAGACTTCCGTCTAGGTGTCAGGGTATTCCCTGACGCCCGTGTCACCGCTGGCTCCGCCGCCAGGCTGGATGCCTGTGCCGTCAGCGTCTATCCAAGCCTGAACCCCGATCACGAGAGCCTAGGTCTGCCTGGAGACGCCCTACGCAGAATCCACTCCATCGCCGCGCGAGTAGACAGAGATGGCGTCGTCCTCTCGGGCGCTGACACGCCGTACAATTACCAGCAGCTGATACGTCTGATCATGTACACCAATCGTAAGCCTGCTTACTACCTGGATCGCGTGTTCAAGCTGACCTGCTCAGAGCTCAGCGGCCGTTTCGCCAGCAACGAGTACGTGCAGACGTTGGCTGTTATTCATCCTAAAGAGAAGACCACAGCTGTTCCTCGTTCCACGCCCGACGAGCCACCTATAGCTAGAATCCTGGAGCCCATACCTGGCCACGCGCAACTCTCTCCTCATCACGCGGAACTCCCCGAGGAATACGCCACCACCATCCTGCGCGAGGGTAACAGGAGCATCGGAGCAGGCGGCAGCCACGCCGTCACCATCGTCGCTGCTGCCTGTATCTGTTTCTTGCTGCTGATGGCGATGGTCGGTGCAGCAAGGGTCAGAGGAGCCGCGAAACGTCGAAGATCCGCTGGAGACGAACTGGCTGCCGAGACTGAGATGGCCTGGGACGACTCTGCACTCGCCATTACCGTCAATCCTATGGAGAGGCTCACCGAACACGATCCTCATCATCCCAGTCAGAGAGAGGAGGACGTCGACGACTCTGGAAGCTCCGACTCCGAAGATGGCTCGTACAGAGACGACGACTTGGACAGCTCGGACTGCGAGAACGACTGCGAGCTGAGCAACGGACAACATCGCAGCCACGACTTGGAATGGGATCACCGCGACGTTTAA
- the LOC128881733 gene encoding enhancer of split m7 protein-like: protein MQMHEQIMMVDGQEQPISRTYQYRKVMKPMLERKRRARINRCLDELKDLMVTALAGDGENVAKLEKADILELTVRHLHKLQRQQRLSANPVIDADRFRAGYTHCANEVSRCLAATPGVDVALGTKLMTHLGHKLNSMDKTGPLTIHVAAPQSSPSSSDLSSDEYSMPLTPASSQPSPVRTDIETMSQTHQGLLQVAKPTEPIWRPW, encoded by the exons ATGCAGATGCACGAGCAGATCATGATGGTAGACGGACAGGAGCAGCCCATCTCCAGAACTTATCAGTACAGAAAG GTGATGAAGCCAATGCTAGAGCGGAAACGCAGAGCGCGCATCAACCGGTGCCTGGACGAGCTCAAGGACCTGATGGTGACAGCCCTAGCCGGCGACGGCGAGAACGTGGCCAAGCTGGAGAAGGCTGACATCCTCGAGCTCACCGTTCGCCACCTCCACAAGCTCCAAAGACAGCAAAGATTGTCGGCGAACCCGGTGATCGACGCCGACAGATTCCGAGCGGGTTACACTCACTGCGCGAACGAAGTCAGCCGCTGCTTGGCGGCCACTCCCGGGGTGGACGTGGCCCTGGGGACCAAGCTGATGACCCACTTGGGACACAAGCTCAACTCCATGGACAAGACAGGACCTCTGACCATCCACGTAGCCGCGCCACAGTCCTCGCCGTCCTCCAGCGACCTCAGCTCCGACGAGTACTCCATGCCCTTGACGCCAGCCTCCAGCCAGCCCTCTCCCGTCAGGACGGACATCGAGACGATGTCCCAGACCCACCAGGGACTCCTCCAGGTCGCCAAACCCACCGAGCCCATCTGGAGACCCTGGTAA
- the LOC128881791 gene encoding calcium and integrin-binding protein 1-like produces MGNVWSKNNILNEESVQTYAELTYLTKNQIQYIAKLLDNIEPGILREDLQHRFSTDQIETVFPEIRCSPFRDSIYRVFSSKNDRHLSLEDVLDLCSAFSENADDEARAAWAFSIFDFDGDNQISIDDLIEATQRLTGNDQDDPAVIDREEAEHVARMVLQEMVFTQIGSISFEEFIRFVSRIPELLSTFRFRI; encoded by the exons ATGGGAAACGTGTGGTCGAAAAACAATATTCTTAACGAGGAATCGGTTCAGACTTATGCTGAATTGACATACTTGACGAAAAACCAGATACAATA TATTGCCAAGCTGCTCGATAACATAGAGCCAGGGATACTTCGCGAGGATCTTCAACATCGTTTCTCTACAGACCAAATCGAGACGGTGTTCCCAGAAATTCGA TGCAGTCCATTTCGCGACTCGATATATCGAGTTTTCTCCTCCAAAAATGATCGACACCTGTCCCTCGAAGACGTTTTGGACCTGTGCTCAGCTTTCTCTGAAAATGCCGACGACGAGGCTCGTGCTGCCTGGgcattttctattttcg ACTTTGACGGcgataatcaaatttcaatcgaCGATTTAATCGAGGCTACGCAAAGACTAACAGGGAATGATCAGGATGATCCTGCAGTCATCGATAGAGAGGAGGCTGAACATGTCGCACGAATG GTGCTTCAAGAAATGGTCTTCACTCAAATAGGAAGCATATCATTCGAGGAATTCatacgtttcgtttcgaggaTCCCAGAACTTTTGTCCACGTTTCGTTTCCGAATTTAA